One Micromonospora craniellae genomic region harbors:
- a CDS encoding tetratricopeptide repeat protein, translating to MARSARSYEREADELRVSGWTYRQIASHWQRRYGFNPRVAFRLAHGLTQADVAQRWNEQWPDADAPKTAKQVSYWEIWPGAAGRTPSLDTLNKLAFLYRCAAGELLGGEDYSHLDTTAVRPTESDAYMSGFVEETRPSVLPPAGTVLSRVTERVVDDFELVTSTYRAIDYREGSGRVSADVAAHLRRMLETSNRTTTSTTHRRLLRAAADAAQLAGWLAIDAQRYDQAEGYCRLAASLADKSNDRALHAYSLGVMSYIHLHAGDGKAALRLLETAQGLAGRGNPPAVRSWLHEATGEAYGLLGQPQPGLVALARAERVFDGVDANSAPAWLGFYNADCHAARLKGRCLIRLRQPRDATQALYEALTLLPPTFVRERSGTLIDLAVAYVQMGQVEQACEMARQADTLARRTGSERNRKRLRELLVDLLPWTNVNGVQSLYRQVLLN from the coding sequence ATGGCGAGGAGTGCGCGTAGCTACGAACGTGAGGCCGACGAGCTGCGTGTCAGTGGATGGACCTATCGACAGATCGCCTCACACTGGCAGCGGCGGTATGGCTTCAACCCACGCGTTGCCTTCAGGCTGGCTCATGGCTTGACGCAGGCAGACGTAGCACAGCGTTGGAACGAGCAGTGGCCCGACGCCGACGCCCCAAAAACCGCAAAGCAGGTCTCCTACTGGGAGATCTGGCCGGGTGCGGCGGGCCGGACGCCGTCGCTGGACACGCTGAACAAGCTCGCGTTTCTGTACCGGTGCGCTGCAGGCGAACTACTCGGCGGCGAGGACTACAGCCACTTGGACACGACGGCCGTACGCCCAACCGAATCAGACGCTTACATGAGCGGCTTTGTTGAAGAGACCAGACCTAGCGTGCTTCCGCCTGCTGGGACGGTCCTGAGTCGAGTTACCGAACGAGTCGTCGATGACTTCGAGCTCGTGACGAGTACGTACCGGGCTATTGACTATCGGGAGGGGTCAGGCCGCGTGAGTGCGGACGTCGCAGCTCACCTACGCCGGATGCTGGAGACCAGCAATCGGACGACCACCAGCACGACCCACCGACGGTTGCTGCGCGCCGCCGCGGACGCCGCCCAGTTAGCCGGCTGGCTCGCGATTGATGCGCAGAGGTACGACCAGGCCGAAGGCTACTGCCGGTTGGCCGCGTCGCTGGCTGATAAGAGCAACGACCGGGCGTTGCACGCGTACAGCCTCGGTGTTATGAGCTATATCCACCTCCATGCCGGAGACGGTAAGGCAGCCCTCCGTCTGCTCGAGACCGCTCAGGGCTTGGCCGGACGCGGTAACCCTCCGGCCGTCAGATCGTGGCTGCACGAAGCCACCGGCGAGGCTTACGGGCTCCTCGGCCAGCCGCAGCCAGGCCTCGTCGCGTTGGCCCGGGCCGAGAGGGTCTTCGATGGTGTCGACGCGAACAGTGCCCCGGCGTGGTTGGGCTTCTACAACGCCGACTGTCATGCGGCACGGCTGAAGGGCAGGTGCCTGATCCGCCTTCGCCAACCTCGCGACGCGACTCAGGCGCTGTACGAGGCGCTCACGCTCTTGCCGCCCACCTTCGTCCGGGAACGATCCGGAACTCTGATCGATCTCGCCGTCGCGTATGTGCAGATGGGCCAGGTTGAGCAAGCCTGCGAGATGGCGAGGCAAGCTGACACCCTTGCCAGGCGTACCGGTTCTGAGCGCAACCGCAAGCGCCTACGCGAGCTGCTGGTTGACCTCTTGCCGTGGACCAACGTCAACGGCGTCCAGAGCCTCTACCGTCAGGTGCTGCTTAACTAG
- a CDS encoding DMT family transporter translates to MNRRAWFELIVLAGLWGAVYPLIEVALRDLSPTVVVLGRVLFACILLVPLAIRRNALPDLWQRPRAIIETVLVQSTVPLLLLTYGQRYVPAGIAGILIGAQPLFVAMLAYRYAPDERPQGWRGVIGIAVGFVGLTLLFGVDLRGGRLVLLGGALVLVAALCYAAGAIMIHRRHATAPPLGVATSAMLVTSATMITPAALTLPDQLPGAGVLAAMVFLGVVCTGMTLVLFYTLIARTGPARAALAFYLSPAFAVVFGVAFLREQLTFTAVVGLGAIVAGCLLAAQRAEPSPA, encoded by the coding sequence GTGAACCGAAGGGCCTGGTTCGAACTCATCGTCCTTGCCGGCTTGTGGGGTGCGGTCTATCCCCTGATCGAGGTCGCACTGCGTGACCTGTCACCCACCGTCGTTGTCCTCGGGCGGGTCCTGTTTGCCTGCATCCTCTTGGTTCCGCTCGCCATCCGCCGTAACGCGCTGCCGGATCTTTGGCAGCGGCCACGGGCGATCATCGAGACCGTCCTGGTGCAGTCGACCGTCCCGTTGCTGCTGCTGACCTATGGGCAGCGGTACGTTCCAGCGGGAATCGCAGGCATCCTGATTGGGGCGCAACCCCTGTTCGTCGCGATGCTCGCCTATCGCTATGCCCCTGACGAGCGGCCCCAGGGCTGGCGGGGCGTCATCGGTATCGCCGTCGGGTTTGTCGGACTCACTCTGCTCTTCGGTGTCGACCTCCGCGGCGGCCGATTGGTCCTTCTCGGTGGCGCACTCGTGCTGGTCGCCGCGCTGTGCTACGCCGCCGGCGCAATCATGATCCATCGACGCCACGCCACCGCCCCACCCCTCGGCGTAGCCACCTCGGCAATGCTCGTCACGAGCGCCACGATGATCACACCAGCTGCCTTGACTCTGCCCGATCAGCTTCCCGGCGCTGGTGTGCTGGCAGCGATGGTCTTCCTCGGTGTCGTCTGCACCGGCATGACCCTCGTGCTCTTCTACACCCTGATCGCGCGTACTGGGCCAGCCCGAGCGGCGCTGGCGTTCTACCTCTCACCCGCGTTCGCCGTCGTGTTCGGCGTTGCGTTTCTCCGCGAGCAACTCACGTTCACGGCAGTCGTTGGCTTGGGCGCGATTGTGGCAGGCTGCCTTCTTGCAGCTCAACGCGCGGAGCCGTCACCCGCGTAG
- a CDS encoding phytanoyl-CoA dioxygenase family protein: MTPDALAQFERDGYVVFPELFAPAEIVIIRDAIPRVLDENRSILGLPGPERVRDSNRLLDQVLCVHHVHKISEIFRSLAEHPSILRHLVELVGPQVKCLQSQLFVKPPGFPGNPWHQDEGPIPTRDRSLVAVWIALDDATAENGCLKVVPGSHRSGYLYPVREHHRPDEYDFTTESYGFDEERARTVEMAAGSAIFFHGYLLHGSSRNESLGKRRALTYHYMNSFSLLPWQGGRGDYRDVFPVLGADPYEWKGYEEQSVPHLRMWPDPGRAPGVGALPYALRTKITAAVRLWGHDERAALRQLREALRETPDDL; encoded by the coding sequence GTGACCCCTGATGCTTTGGCTCAGTTCGAGCGTGACGGGTACGTCGTATTTCCGGAGCTGTTCGCCCCGGCCGAGATTGTGATTATCAGGGATGCCATTCCCCGTGTCCTTGACGAGAACCGTTCAATACTGGGGTTGCCCGGACCGGAAAGGGTCAGAGACTCAAACCGGCTCCTTGACCAGGTTCTTTGCGTTCATCATGTACACAAGATCAGTGAAATATTCCGCTCGCTTGCCGAGCATCCGTCGATCTTGAGGCATCTTGTGGAGCTCGTAGGCCCGCAGGTCAAATGCCTTCAATCTCAACTCTTCGTAAAGCCTCCGGGGTTTCCTGGAAATCCGTGGCATCAAGATGAGGGGCCCATACCGACAAGAGATCGAAGCCTTGTCGCGGTGTGGATTGCACTCGATGACGCAACGGCAGAGAACGGGTGCCTCAAGGTGGTTCCGGGAAGCCATCGGTCGGGCTACCTATATCCAGTACGTGAGCACCACCGGCCGGATGAATACGACTTTACGACCGAGTCCTACGGATTCGATGAGGAACGCGCGCGGACGGTCGAGATGGCAGCGGGATCGGCGATCTTCTTTCACGGCTACCTCCTGCACGGTTCGAGTCGTAATGAATCCCTTGGCAAGAGACGTGCGCTCACCTACCACTACATGAACTCCTTCTCCCTCCTACCCTGGCAGGGTGGCCGTGGGGACTATCGGGACGTGTTTCCCGTGCTGGGTGCCGACCCGTACGAGTGGAAAGGCTACGAAGAGCAGAGCGTCCCTCACCTGCGGATGTGGCCTGATCCCGGCCGTGCGCCAGGCGTTGGCGCTCTCCCGTACGCGCTGAGGACCAAAATCACGGCAGCGGTCCGTCTGTGGGGACATGACGAGCGTGCAGCCCTCCGCCAGCTCCGCGAAGCGTTGCGCGAGACACCTGATGATCTCTGA
- the serS gene encoding serine--tRNA ligase: protein MINVQLLRDPAFVAQLGRAAELKRLDFDANQLSEAFAERRRIVGLVDQTRARQKSLSNRFREADAETRSALRDQLGQISEESKGLAAQLSEAEEKLQNLALRAPSIPDPTAPVGVNDEDNEVIRHWGEPRKMSPDMADHVELARRLGLVEFDRAQKFAGSRSIALTGNGALVVRAVLAMAMDQLVIRNFRPVMPPVLVREEAMIGTGYFPLGVEDAYKADREDRYLVGTSEVSLVSLHRDELLALSDLPIRYAGVSSCFRREAGSHGRDTRGLYRVHQFDKVEQVSIIEADDELSRREQLALLENSETVLKALELPYRVAIACTGEMGQGQRLKYEVETWMPSRAAYSETHSCSSFGDFQSRRSNIKYRTADGGTAFAYTLNNTAVAAPRILIPLLEHHQQPDGAVRIPAALRPYLNGLETLSAKTPSSELVLAHIPA from the coding sequence GTGATCAATGTCCAGCTATTGCGGGATCCAGCATTCGTCGCGCAACTCGGCCGCGCAGCAGAACTGAAGCGCTTGGATTTCGATGCAAATCAGTTGTCAGAGGCTTTCGCGGAAAGGCGCAGGATTGTCGGTCTTGTGGACCAAACCCGCGCCCGCCAGAAGAGTCTGTCTAATCGATTTCGGGAGGCGGACGCCGAAACCCGTTCCGCTTTACGCGATCAGCTCGGGCAGATCTCTGAAGAGTCGAAGGGGCTTGCCGCACAGCTAAGCGAAGCAGAGGAAAAGCTACAGAACTTGGCACTACGAGCGCCTAGCATCCCTGATCCGACTGCGCCAGTCGGCGTCAATGACGAAGACAATGAGGTAATTCGGCACTGGGGTGAACCTCGGAAGATGAGCCCGGACATGGCCGATCATGTCGAACTCGCACGCCGCCTTGGGCTTGTGGAGTTCGACCGGGCCCAAAAGTTCGCTGGCTCGCGCAGCATCGCGCTGACTGGCAACGGTGCCCTTGTGGTCCGGGCGGTGCTCGCCATGGCAATGGATCAGCTTGTTATCCGCAACTTCCGACCCGTGATGCCGCCGGTCCTCGTCCGTGAGGAGGCGATGATCGGGACTGGCTATTTCCCTCTCGGCGTGGAGGACGCCTATAAGGCGGATCGCGAAGACCGTTACCTCGTCGGCACCTCCGAAGTGTCCCTAGTGTCGCTGCATCGTGATGAGCTCCTGGCGCTCTCTGACCTGCCGATCCGATATGCCGGGGTCTCTTCCTGCTTCCGGCGGGAGGCCGGCTCTCATGGCCGCGACACCCGTGGACTTTACCGGGTACATCAGTTCGACAAGGTCGAACAGGTATCGATTATCGAGGCTGACGACGAGTTGTCCCGGCGGGAGCAGCTGGCGCTTCTGGAGAATTCTGAGACAGTACTCAAGGCGCTGGAACTGCCCTATCGGGTGGCAATCGCATGCACCGGAGAGATGGGGCAAGGACAACGGCTCAAGTACGAGGTCGAGACCTGGATGCCCAGCCGGGCCGCCTACTCGGAAACGCACTCGTGCTCAAGCTTCGGTGACTTCCAGTCGCGCCGGTCGAACATCAAGTACCGGACAGCCGACGGAGGAACCGCCTTCGCATACACCTTGAACAACACAGCCGTCGCCGCACCGAGGATCCTCATCCCCCTGCTGGAGCACCACCAGCAGCCCGATGGAGCCGTCCGTATCCCCGCCGCTCTCCGGCCCTATCTCAATGGCCTGGAAACCCTCTCCGCAAAGACTCCATCCTCGGAGCTGGTGCTGGCACACATACCGGCATGA
- a CDS encoding nucleotidyltransferase domain-containing protein, with product MERLATTALRTIHQQVSKALHEPTALYLIGSHARGNADQASDVDIVIITRGDAGAAHRIATSAYARHCPDGPQLDLTVLAHDELGHSATTDLARVQRREVLFPLVDHGQHIAGPDLATRLASRLTVGAAPTTHMPWVFARRTRGLPERLQSTPVSVPPNPDDEFLGYPSGSRTKVVVSLASWIGAGIIAMRTGWEHLATKEHVVARLNDIDVSGARWLSETITVCRSSWGYSVPQSTIDRALLRKICQRLHQMERDYATRHQSWQLESAKGRIDAA from the coding sequence GTGGAGCGTCTCGCGACAACCGCACTGAGGACGATCCACCAACAGGTCAGCAAGGCGCTTCACGAGCCAACCGCCCTCTACCTAATCGGCAGCCACGCCAGAGGCAACGCCGACCAGGCCAGCGACGTGGACATCGTCATCATCACCCGGGGCGATGCCGGAGCCGCACACCGCATCGCAACCTCGGCCTACGCAAGACACTGTCCCGACGGTCCGCAGCTAGACCTGACCGTCCTCGCGCATGACGAACTCGGGCACTCAGCCACCACCGATCTTGCCCGGGTTCAACGGCGCGAGGTCCTCTTTCCTCTGGTTGACCACGGCCAACACATCGCTGGCCCTGATCTCGCCACGCGTTTGGCCAGCCGACTGACCGTCGGCGCCGCTCCAACGACACACATGCCGTGGGTCTTCGCCCGCAGAACTCGTGGGCTGCCTGAACGTCTCCAATCGACGCCTGTGTCGGTGCCACCCAATCCCGACGACGAATTCCTCGGGTACCCGAGCGGCAGCCGGACCAAGGTCGTCGTCTCGCTTGCCTCCTGGATCGGAGCCGGGATCATCGCGATGAGAACCGGCTGGGAGCACCTCGCGACGAAAGAGCACGTCGTCGCACGACTCAACGACATCGACGTGAGTGGAGCACGATGGTTGAGCGAGACCATCACGGTGTGCCGCAGCTCTTGGGGATACTCCGTGCCGCAGAGCACGATCGATAGGGCTCTGCTACGCAAGATCTGCCAACGCTTGCACCAGATGGAACGCGACTACGCTACCCGGCACCAGTCGTGGCAGCTGGAATCCGCGAAAGGCCGCATCGATGCCGCATGA
- a CDS encoding NAD-dependent epimerase/dehydratase family protein: MITGASGFLGGRLAIKLRRHNWQVVGIDSEALPGVLTADIRNIHTLRHTMVPHFDIVIHLASLLSARCESDPTSAFDVNVGGTATLLNAVADKAPPALLMASSIAVFDQEHATDDTPVRPQSVYGTSKAMSELLIADATRRGSVRGHIARLPTVAVRPGPPSGAASAFASTMVKNALDGVDIVVPVPPGRRIVLTSVETAVENLRLLADAIVKEEQAVPKVINMPGVGVDVDAMAEECLAAAPVPIKVRREVAGDVDAIVGSWPSRWESPAAIRLGLQQDPSFASIVAGYKSCDLP; encoded by the coding sequence GTGATCACCGGCGCGAGCGGGTTCTTGGGCGGGCGTCTGGCGATAAAGCTGCGGCGCCACAACTGGCAGGTCGTGGGCATCGACTCCGAAGCGCTTCCAGGTGTCCTCACCGCTGACATCCGCAATATCCACACGCTGCGACACACGATGGTGCCGCACTTCGACATCGTCATACACCTAGCGTCCCTGCTCTCGGCCAGGTGCGAGAGCGACCCGACGTCCGCCTTCGATGTCAACGTCGGCGGAACGGCCACCCTGCTCAACGCCGTCGCCGACAAGGCCCCGCCAGCACTACTGATGGCCTCATCCATCGCAGTCTTCGACCAAGAACATGCCACCGACGACACGCCCGTACGGCCCCAATCGGTCTACGGCACAAGCAAGGCAATGAGTGAGCTGCTCATTGCCGACGCCACACGCCGCGGCAGTGTTCGCGGCCACATCGCTCGCCTACCGACCGTGGCTGTCCGGCCAGGACCACCCAGCGGTGCAGCATCAGCCTTCGCCAGCACGATGGTGAAGAACGCCCTCGACGGGGTCGACATCGTCGTCCCTGTACCTCCGGGACGACGAATCGTTCTCACCTCGGTGGAGACCGCCGTCGAGAATCTCCGGCTCCTCGCCGACGCCATCGTCAAGGAAGAGCAAGCGGTCCCGAAAGTCATCAACATGCCTGGCGTCGGGGTAGACGTCGACGCCATGGCAGAGGAATGCCTCGCCGCGGCACCGGTGCCCATCAAAGTTCGACGTGAAGTCGCTGGCGACGTTGACGCCATCGTCGGCTCATGGCCGTCGCGGTGGGAATCCCCGGCCGCGATACGGCTCGGGCTTCAGCAAGACCCATCCTTCGCCAGCATCGTGGCCGGCTACAAGTCTTGTGACCTGCCATAG